From Candidatus Binatus sp., the proteins below share one genomic window:
- a CDS encoding NUDIX hydrolase → MVAVDTVLFAINGGRLQTYLVELRRGPGRGRWAFPGGLVRVGELLDEAARRELYDSTGLHGAYLEQLFTFGDPSRDPRAHVVSVAYMALIPDAQGIGAPCDKYATGRWYEVTHLPQLAYDHSLMAAYAVKRLKSKLEYTNIAYALLPREFTFAEFEELYSLILGRPLDRRNFRRRILAMGMLKCLPHTRRGPHRPAALYSFANQSLRFIEML, encoded by the coding sequence ATGGTCGCGGTGGACACGGTGTTGTTCGCGATCAACGGCGGGCGCCTGCAGACCTACCTGGTCGAGCTGCGCCGCGGACCGGGCCGCGGGCGGTGGGCGTTTCCGGGCGGGCTGGTGCGAGTGGGGGAACTGCTCGATGAGGCCGCGCGGCGCGAGCTTTACGACTCGACCGGCCTTCACGGCGCTTATCTCGAGCAGCTGTTCACGTTTGGAGATCCGTCGCGCGACCCGCGTGCGCACGTGGTATCGGTCGCCTACATGGCGTTGATCCCCGACGCGCAGGGCATCGGCGCGCCGTGCGACAAATACGCCACCGGCAGATGGTACGAAGTCACGCATCTGCCGCAGCTTGCCTACGATCATTCGCTGATGGCTGCGTATGCGGTCAAGCGGTTGAAGTCGAAACTCGAGTACACGAATATCGCGTATGCGTTGCTGCCGCGGGAATTCACCTTCGCCGAATTCGAGGAACTATACTCGCTAATCCTGGGCCGTCCGCTCGATCGGCGAAACTTCCGCCGGCGGATTCTCGCGATGGGCATGCTCAAATGCCTGCCGCATACGCGTCGCGGACCGCATCGCCCAGCCGCGCTATACAGTTTTGCGAATCAAAGCCTAAGATTCATCGAGATGCTATAA
- a CDS encoding CYCXC family (seleno)protein, which yields MFKGVKGIVALAAAAVVVVAIAYADYVSTRAQPSAGQMAAASDPAARLRITLDPKNFQGNVREAYEIAGRDPTLLAQLHCYCGCDKAIGHKNLLDCYRDTHGSRCAICVGEAHDAEAMAGRGVPVERIRDALRARYAHGS from the coding sequence ATGTTCAAGGGCGTCAAAGGGATTGTCGCACTGGCGGCCGCCGCGGTTGTGGTGGTGGCAATCGCTTACGCCGACTATGTATCGACTCGGGCGCAGCCGTCGGCGGGCCAGATGGCCGCGGCCTCCGATCCTGCGGCGCGGCTGCGTATAACGCTTGACCCGAAGAATTTCCAGGGCAATGTGCGCGAGGCATATGAAATCGCCGGGCGCGATCCCACGCTGCTGGCGCAACTGCATTGCTACTGCGGCTGCGACAAGGCCATTGGGCACAAGAACCTGCTCGATTGCTACCGTGATACCCACGGCAGCAGGTGCGCGATCTGCGTCGGCGAGGCTCACGACGCCGAGGCGATGGCAGGCCGGGGCGTGCCGGTCGAGCGAATCCGCGACGCCTTGCGCGCGCGTTACGCCCACGGGAGCTGA
- a CDS encoding DedA family protein — MVGLISGYIEHFTYLGLFVVLMLCGLGLPIPEDVALLAGGYLAHRGVTRYPITLVVSLLGVVTGDNSLFFMGRRFGTGLVRYFVLAWPGRQHQIERIERFMQRHGARAIFYARFLAGLRALIYLSAGSFGVRPAVFLLYDLLGALISVPVVVTLGYIFGKQIEIIIRYIGGFERLIVIVAILSAAVYGTRMLVLRKTNEPVSKSG, encoded by the coding sequence TTGGTCGGGCTGATCTCCGGGTACATCGAACACTTCACTTATCTTGGATTGTTCGTTGTTCTGATGCTGTGCGGACTTGGGCTGCCGATTCCGGAGGACGTGGCGCTGCTCGCGGGCGGCTATTTGGCCCATCGCGGGGTCACCCGCTACCCGATCACGCTAGTGGTCTCGCTGCTGGGCGTAGTCACGGGCGACAATTCGCTGTTCTTTATGGGCCGGCGCTTCGGCACGGGACTGGTGCGCTACTTCGTGCTGGCGTGGCCGGGCCGGCAGCATCAGATCGAGCGCATCGAGCGTTTCATGCAGCGTCACGGGGCGCGCGCGATCTTTTACGCGCGATTCCTGGCCGGCCTGCGCGCTTTGATCTATTTGTCGGCGGGATCTTTTGGCGTGCGCCCGGCGGTGTTTCTGCTCTATGATCTGCTCGGAGCGCTGATATCGGTGCCGGTCGTCGTGACGCTCGGCTACATTTTCGGCAAGCAAATCGAGATAATCATCAGATACATCGGCGGCTTCGAGCGGCTGATCGTGATCGTGGCGATCCTGAGCGCCGCGGTGTACGGGACCCGGATGCTGGTTCTGCGCAAGACCAACGAGCCGGTGAGCAAGAGCGGATAG
- a CDS encoding HAMP domain-containing sensor histidine kinase: MESYFPALNLKAKLIVLMMGLLGLTLGAEVWVSLGTQAAIVATTQERVKDLARVIQISVQELTAVGGTDRDRLHNYVGDLHTKGLEVSIASSENLILNSSNPHLIGAALRPKQAEWLTPEQLKHPEDLVTIPARKLGPLAPETTVYLIPVEVEDHLLGYVQVVANFGDFAQPLAQSRTRELMIAFAIFAIGLVFAYILADRYVKPIHAVANAAQNIAARGLEPVPEAHRRDEIGLLTRSFNDMVGQLRRAREREQELNRLERFTALGQLAGGLAHEIKNPLNFISLALDQLRARYAPQQPNDREAFLRQLVIMKDEMRRLSELVQSFLHYGKPIEIFPAPTDVHQLVDEVVALSESKMKSQGIELVEECNGPPPILNVDAEKLRTCFINVVANAIQAMPEGGKMVIAFRRVDGSMVITFSDTGAGIEAEVVNHVFEPFFTTKREGIGLGLFLSRAIVETHGGTIDIGPNPDGAGTTVTFTFPPSAVHGHNHDPGLSAGR, from the coding sequence ATGGAATCATACTTTCCAGCGCTGAACCTCAAGGCGAAGCTGATCGTGCTGATGATGGGCCTGCTCGGGCTTACCCTGGGCGCCGAGGTGTGGGTCAGCCTGGGCACGCAGGCGGCGATCGTCGCGACCACGCAGGAAAGGGTCAAGGACCTGGCGCGCGTGATCCAGATCAGCGTGCAGGAGCTGACTGCGGTGGGCGGCACCGATCGCGATCGGCTGCACAACTACGTGGGCGACCTGCACACCAAGGGACTCGAAGTGTCGATCGCATCGAGCGAAAATCTGATCCTCAACAGCTCCAATCCGCATCTTATCGGCGCAGCGCTGCGGCCCAAGCAGGCCGAATGGCTTACCCCCGAGCAACTCAAGCATCCTGAGGACCTGGTGACGATTCCGGCCCGCAAGCTCGGTCCGCTCGCGCCGGAGACGACCGTCTATCTGATTCCGGTCGAGGTCGAGGATCATCTGCTTGGCTACGTGCAGGTGGTGGCGAATTTTGGCGACTTCGCGCAGCCGCTGGCGCAGAGCCGGACCCGTGAGCTGATGATCGCGTTTGCGATTTTCGCAATCGGCCTGGTCTTCGCCTACATCCTCGCCGATCGCTACGTCAAGCCCATTCATGCGGTCGCCAACGCGGCGCAGAATATCGCGGCGCGCGGCCTCGAACCGGTCCCCGAGGCGCATCGGCGCGACGAGATCGGCTTGCTCACGCGCAGCTTCAACGACATGGTCGGCCAGCTCCGGCGTGCGCGCGAGCGCGAGCAGGAACTAAACCGGCTCGAACGGTTCACGGCGCTGGGGCAATTGGCCGGCGGCCTGGCCCATGAAATCAAAAACCCGCTGAACTTTATCAGTCTGGCGCTCGATCAGCTCCGCGCGCGCTATGCCCCGCAGCAGCCCAACGATCGCGAGGCGTTTCTGCGCCAGCTCGTGATCATGAAGGACGAGATGCGCCGCCTGTCGGAGCTGGTGCAAAGCTTTTTGCATTACGGCAAGCCAATCGAGATTTTCCCGGCGCCCACCGACGTGCATCAACTGGTGGATGAAGTCGTGGCGCTGTCGGAGTCGAAAATGAAAAGCCAGGGAATCGAGCTGGTCGAGGAATGCAACGGCCCGCCGCCGATTCTCAACGTGGACGCCGAGAAACTCCGCACCTGCTTCATCAACGTGGTCGCCAACGCGATCCAGGCGATGCCCGAAGGCGGCAAGATGGTGATTGCGTTTCGGCGCGTGGACGGCTCGATGGTGATTACTTTTTCGGACACCGGCGCGGGTATCGAGGCGGAAGTCGTGAACCACGTCTTCGAGCCGTTTTTCACCACCAAGCGCGAAGGAATCGGCCTCGGGCTGTTCCTGTCGAGGGCGATTGTCGAGACCCACGGCGGTACTATAGATATCGGACCCAACCCGGACGGAGCCGGAACCACGGTAACTTTCACCTTCCCGCCTAGCGCGGTACACGGACACAATCATGACCCAGGCCTCAGTGCTGGTCGTTGA
- a CDS encoding sigma-54 dependent transcriptional regulator yields MTQASVLVVEDNDLERQITADTLREEGFVVEEAAVGKRAIELLALSRFDVVLTDLMMPGMSGEELLAKVRSAYPGSQVVVLTAHGSTDSVVQAMKAGAFDYLEKPTDREKLVTRVAKAAEFANLQQENQLLKRRLEGTFEIEGIIGQDPAVQEVIRLVRRVAPSNSTVLIQGESGTGKEIVAKAIHRLSPRAARQFVAINCSAIPDNLIENELFGHERGAFTGANERKIGLFESADKSTLFLDEIADLPQGMQAKILRVLQEKELRRVGGNDSFRIDVRLVAASNRNIAEEVGEGRFREDLYYRINVVTVTLPPLRDRRGDIPLLANHALAKFGHLAEGRVREIGREAMEVLLDYSWPGNVRQLESALERAILLCEGDKVMPRDLPDEVLSRKKPGRSRDSQRGDRYEIPSEGFNFETFERDAILQALERNDWVIAKAAKMLAMSYRTLQYRIDKFGLKRGEQPKPPPAEVK; encoded by the coding sequence ATGACCCAGGCCTCAGTGCTGGTCGTTGAAGACAACGACCTCGAACGCCAGATCACCGCGGACACCTTGCGCGAAGAGGGTTTCGTAGTCGAAGAGGCTGCGGTCGGCAAGCGCGCGATCGAGTTGCTGGCGCTGTCGCGTTTCGACGTCGTGTTGACCGACCTCATGATGCCGGGGATGTCGGGCGAGGAGCTGCTCGCCAAAGTGCGCAGCGCGTATCCCGGCAGCCAGGTGGTGGTGCTGACCGCCCACGGCTCGACCGACAGCGTCGTGCAGGCGATGAAGGCGGGCGCGTTCGACTACCTCGAGAAGCCCACCGATCGCGAGAAACTCGTGACCAGGGTGGCCAAGGCGGCGGAGTTCGCCAACCTGCAGCAGGAAAATCAGCTGCTGAAGCGGCGCCTGGAAGGCACTTTCGAGATCGAGGGCATAATCGGACAGGATCCCGCCGTCCAGGAAGTGATCCGGCTGGTGCGGCGAGTCGCGCCGTCAAATTCCACGGTCCTTATCCAGGGCGAGAGCGGGACCGGCAAGGAAATCGTGGCCAAGGCGATCCATCGGCTGTCGCCGCGCGCGGCGCGCCAGTTCGTCGCGATCAATTGCTCGGCGATCCCCGACAATTTGATCGAGAACGAACTCTTCGGCCACGAGCGCGGCGCGTTCACCGGCGCCAACGAGCGCAAAATAGGGCTGTTCGAGAGCGCCGACAAATCGACGCTGTTTCTCGACGAGATCGCCGACCTGCCGCAGGGAATGCAGGCGAAGATTCTGCGCGTCCTGCAGGAAAAGGAACTCCGCCGCGTCGGCGGCAACGACTCCTTTCGCATCGACGTGCGCCTGGTCGCCGCCAGCAACCGCAACATCGCCGAGGAAGTCGGCGAGGGCCGCTTCCGCGAGGACTTGTACTATCGCATCAACGTCGTGACCGTTACCTTGCCGCCGCTGCGCGATCGGCGCGGCGATATTCCCCTGCTCGCCAATCATGCGCTCGCCAAGTTTGGACATCTTGCCGAAGGCCGCGTCAGAGAGATCGGACGCGAGGCGATGGAGGTGCTGCTCGACTACTCGTGGCCGGGCAACGTGCGCCAGCTCGAGTCCGCGCTCGAACGCGCGATCCTGCTCTGCGAGGGGGACAAGGTGATGCCGCGCGATTTGCCCGATGAAGTGCTGTCGCGCAAGAAGCCGGGCCGCAGCCGGGACAGTCAGCGCGGCGACAGGTACGAGATTCCGAGCGAGGGCTTCAACTTCGAAACATTCGAGCGCGACGCAATCCTGCAGGCGCTCGAGCGCAACGACTGGGTAATCGCAAAGGCGGCGAAAATGCTCGCCATGAGCTATCGGACTCTGCAATATCGAATCGACAAGTTCGGCTTGAAGCGCGGCGAACAGCCCAAGCCGCCCCCGGCCGAAGTGAAGTGA
- a CDS encoding gamma-glutamylcyclotransferase family protein gives MRRYGVAAVTILDNGDELLFVYGTLMNPAERVILLGRPIDASPGRIAGYARGRKRHYFIAKQADAVTDGAILEGLSARELAILDQYEEVPALYTRERIEVLAADGRKIECWIYLPTSWAKD, from the coding sequence ATGCGGCGATACGGAGTTGCGGCGGTAACGATTTTGGACAACGGCGACGAATTACTTTTTGTGTACGGCACCCTGATGAATCCAGCCGAGCGCGTGATCCTCCTGGGCCGGCCGATCGACGCAAGCCCGGGGCGGATTGCGGGCTACGCGCGCGGCCGCAAGCGCCACTACTTCATCGCAAAGCAAGCGGACGCCGTCACAGATGGCGCAATCCTCGAAGGTCTGAGCGCGCGCGAGCTGGCGATCCTCGACCAATACGAAGAAGTGCCGGCGCTCTACACGCGCGAGCGGATCGAAGTGCTCGCCGCCGACGGGCGCAAAATCGAATGCTGGATTTACCTGCCGACGAGCTGGGCGAAGGACTAA